A region of the Bacteroidota bacterium genome:
CGCCAATTATGGCCGATCCGTTAGATGATGAAGTGGCTTGGTGAGGCGGTGGTTCCGATGCCGGAGGCGCTTATTTATGGCGATTAGAAAAATCTGGCGGAACAATAACCGGTGTGAAACAACCTAAAAACTTTTCAGTTGCCGGAGGCGGTTCAATTTCTGCTATTAATTATTCACCTATAAATCCAAATTATTGGTATTTGCTTACAACCGGCGGTAATTTTTATTATTCAACTGATGCAGGTGATACATGGACAATGACTTCCGGTTTCGACGGACCGGGTTCGCATTATTTTTATGGCGCCAGTATCGAACCATCTAAAACAACATTAGGTGTGGTGTATATTGGGGGAAGCGGATATGATAATCCGGCAGTATATGTTTCTGAAGATAATGGTGTGAGTTTCACCGGACTTACAGATGGAATGCCTTCAACATTGGTTTACGATTTAGCAATTTCTACCAACGATAGTTTATTATTTGCGGCTACTGAAGTTGCTCCTTATGTTTATGTGAAAGCAGAAAATAAATGGTATGATTTATCAGGTGTGGACGCACCTTTGCAAACTTATTGGAGTGTTGATTTTGTTGATGAAATTCAATCTGTGCGTTTTGGAACTTACGGCCGCGGTACCTGGGCGTTTAAATTGTATGAAGAACCTGAAGTAATTGCTGTTGATGATATTAATGATGTTGAAGTATTAAAGGTTTATCCAAATCCTGCAGTTAACAGCGTTCAATTACTAGTGAGTGCATTTATACCGGATGCAACAATTGACATTATTGATATGCAGGGAAATATTGTAACATCAAAAAATGCTGCCATCAACAAAAATATTCCTTACAAATTAAATGTAAATAACCTTGGAGCCGGACAATATTTTATCCGGATAACAGGACGAGGTGCGCCTTTAATTGAAAAACTGATTATAACAAAATAGGCATAAAAAAACCGCATCCAGATAAAAGATGCGGTTTTTTTATTTTAGATCGGTTTACAATTTTTCAATTTTTTGTGAAACAATTGTTCCGTTATTATTTATTTCCACGAAATAGATACCAGCTGCTAAATTGCTGATATTAATTGTTGTGTTAGATGATGCTGCAGAAGTTGTATTTACTACTTCACCAACAATATTTTTTACCTGAATTACAACATTTCCTGAAAGCGGAGTTGTAAATGCAACCTGAATAAATTCATTTGCCGGATTTGGAGATATTGTAATATTGTTATCAAGGTCATTTACAGCCAGGTCAACACCTACTTCAGTTGTTTGGCATGTGATGTCATCACAACCATAAACATTTACAATTGATAAACAAACTTCATAAAGGCCTGCTACAGCATAGGTGTGCACAGGGTTTAATTCGTTTGAAGTATTGCCATCACCAAAATCCCAACTCACTGATTCAGCAACACCTGAAGTTTCAGTAAAGCTGATGGTTAATTCATCCTCTGCAGATGTAAATGATGCCGGTGCAGGTTCATCATCAATTAATAAAGAAAGTGTATCGTAAACAAATCCTGATTGTGGATTATATAAATATAATTCTACGCTTTCGAAACTTTCAGCAACTGCATCGTGTAATGGAATAATTTCGATAATACCTTCACTTTCAAAAGCAGGAATAGTAAGTTGATTAGGAATTAATTCATAGTCAACACCATTTGTTGCGCTACCTGCAATATAATAATCAATCACTAAAGGTTCTGCACAAGGTACTTCGTTCGTAATTTTGAAATAACCATTTGCACATTTTTCAACGGCATAGGTTAAATCATTATCTGCTAATGTTTGATGTTGCATGCGCAGACTGCCTAATGAGCCGGTTTCTAAAAACACGCCTGAATCGAGAATGCCATCACCAGCATCAGCAACAGCCATTTTCATATGATAAGTGCCACCGGCAGTTACCGGAATTGTAGCAAGTAAAACGGTAGTTAAACCATCATATTGAACATAGGCAACATCAGATGCATAAGGATCAGAAAAACCATCACCATTATATAAATAATATTCAGGATTTGTTGCATCATTAATATTATTAATTGTTACAGGTATATCAGTACCGGGAACAACTGCAATATTTACAGGTGTTAAAATATCAGGGCCACTTACCCAAAAAGCAAATACATCATTAAATCCGCTACCAACAAATTCAGCATATTCTTCTGAGCCAAATACATATTGTAATTTAAGTGTATCGGCTGCAACGTCCATATCAAACTCAATAATACAGGCATCATAAGTTGTCCAAATGGTAACTGCATCTAAATCGGCGTCACCTAAAGTACCGTTGTAACCGGAAGCAGAACCCATATTATTTGGGCCAAGGGTATTTAATAATGTTCCGGAAGTAAGTGCAATTCCGTTATCGATGCCCACATTTGCTGAGGTTGCATCAAAAAAGCCGGAAGCACCATCAGCACAGGTTCGTTCAATATTTGAAACAACTATACCGGGACCTGCAAGGGAGTAAATAAAGGTAGTATCGTTTGGTTCATCGGTTACGACGAGCTGAGCTCCTGCATTAAATGCAAGCGGCAAAACGAACAAAGGGAGGAGTAAAGTTTTTTTCATAAAAATTTGATTTCAATCTAAAATTAGTAATTCAGATGGAATATCGGGGCTTTTTATGGAGTTTTGTTTCCGAATGTCCGCTTTTCAATTTAAACAATTTACGATATATCAGGATAAAACAGCCATGAAAGTGGGCACCGATGGGGTTTTATTAGGTGCCTGGGCAGCTCAACGGATAGGTGGAAGTGCCATTTTGGACATTGGCACCGGAACGGGATTGATTGCCCTGATGCTAGCACAAAAATTTCCTGCTGCAGCCATTTGTGCTATTGAAAGAAATGAAGACGCATTTGTTCAGGCCAGGGAAAATATCGCAAATAGCAAATGGAGCAATCATATTCAAATACATCATATTGATTTACAGGATTTTATTTTACAATCAGATTCGAAATTTGATGTGCTAGTTTGTAATCCGCCGTATTTTATAAGGGGTTGGCAAGTGGAAGATGTTGCGCGAAAAATGGCAAGAGATGCCGACCATTTACCGCATGATTTATTAATAGCAGGTTGTAAATCATTATTAACAGCGGAGGGACATTTATATATAATTCTTCCGGTAACTGAAGCTGCATTATTTATTGTGGCTGCTGAAGCAAGTGGATTTTATTGTAATCGGAAAACCAATGTAATCACACGAGACGGGCAGGCTCCTAAAAGGGTATTAATGGACTTTTCTGCCATATCGGAAAGTGTAATAGAAGATTTTATACAAATTGCAGATGCTGAAAATAATTATACTGACGGTTACAAAAATTTAACATCCGACTATTACCTGAACTTCTAAACAAAAAAAAGCGCCCGAATTATCGGGCGCCATGATATTTGGAAACACTGTTTTGGTCAGATTTTAATATCGGTCATCAAAATCACCATCATCAAAGTTATAGCTGTCCTCTTCGCCAAAGTCGTCGGCCATATCATCTATGAACTCTTCCTCATCGAAATCGTCCTCTTCCTCATCTTTTACTTTTTTTCCTTCACCTTCATCGTCAAGGTCTTCATACATATGTTTACCCTCATCGAATCCAAAGTCTTCTTTTTCATCCTTTTCATCAAAGTCGAATTCGTCTTTAAAGTCTTTGTCGTTAAACTGACGGAATTCTTCAAATTCATCGGCAATTTCGTTTAAGTCCTCTTCGTCATCTTTAGCAACTTCTGCATCATCATCATCGTCGTCGCCGAGTTTAGCATATGGAAGGTCTTCCAAACCCTTAAACTTTTTATCATCTACATTTTTGTTCAGGAATTTGTTGAGTTTATCGATATCGGTATTAGACGATATCTTTTCAAATTCATTAATATTCATTTCAAAACCATCAAAATCTTTGTACACTTCAAATTTACCTTCCAAAGGTTTTTTCTTAGGCATAGGTTAATTCTGAATTTTCACTGAAAGTTATCAAATATTTTAATTGAATTATGCAAACGGGTAACAGAAATATTTTTTCCTAATACGTCCATCATAGCAAAAACTGGTGGTCCTTGTAAACCGCCGGCGAGTGCCACTCTCAAAATCGGCATAACATCTCCCATGCCCAAATTGTTATTTTTCATAAACGTTTTAACTGTTGTCTCAATTTCCGGTTCGGTAAAATTAGTAATAGATTCAATTTCACCAATCAAATTTACAAAGATTTCTTTTTTTTCAGGTTTCCATTTCTTGCGAATGGTATCCTCATCAAAATAAGTAATGTCTTCAAAAAAGAATTTACCAGCTTCATACAAATCGGGAATGAACACTGCCCGCTCTTTCATTGCATTACAAACCTTTACTAAATATGAATGGTCAAAAGTAAGGTTTTTTTGTTGCAGATATGGAATTAATAATTCTGCAAGTTCTTCACCTGATTTTAATTTAATGTGTTGCTGATTAAACCACTTTGCTTTTTCAGGATCGAAACGTGCTCCCGATTTCCCGATACGCTCAAAACTAAAGGCCTGAATCAATTCTTCGCGTGAAAATACTTCCTGGTCGGTTCCTGGGTTCCATCCTAAAAATGCAATAAAATTAATATAGGCTTCAGGTAAAAATCCTTTTTCTTTTAATCCCGAAATATTTTGTTCTTTCCAGTCGAGCGAATAAAGTGGAAAACCATATTTATCGCCATCGCGTTTACTTAATTTTCCGTTGCCTTCGGGTTTTAATATAAGCGGTAAATGCGCAAAAGCAGGCATTACATCTTCCCACCCAAACATTTTATAAGTCATAACATGAGTTGGTGCACTTGGCAACCACTCTTCACCGCGCACCACATGTGTAATTTTCATCAGGTAATCATCCACCACATTTGCCAAATGGTAAGTAGGCATGCCATCACTTTTAAATAAAACCTTATCATCCAGCTGCGACGAATTAAATGTTACCCAGCCTCTGATGAGGTCGTTAAATTTAATTTCTTCATTGCGCGGCATTTTTATTCTGATAACATAAGGGTCGCCATTTTGTAATCTGCGGTCCACTTCATCTTTACTTAAAGCAACTGAATTTTGCATGTACTGACGGGTAATGTGGTCATATGCCGGAGAAGGATTTCCCTGTTCCATCATACGGTTGCGCATAGCTTCAATTTCTTCAGGTGTGTCGAATGCATAATAGGCATGTCCTTTTTCAATAAGTTCATCAGCATATTTGCGATATAACGCTTTGCGTTCACTTTGGCGGTAAGGCGCATGCGGGCCACCTATGTGTACACCTTCATCAAATTCAATTCCGGCCCATTTGCAACTATTTATTACATATTCTTCGGCACCGGGCACATATCTGGTTTGGTCGGTATCTTCAATACGTAAAATGAGTTTACCACCCATTTTTTTCACAAATAAATAGTTATACAGGGCGGTTCGTATACCTCCAAGGTGCTGAGCCCCGGTCGGACTCGGCGCATATCTTAATCGTACTTGTTGCTCCATTTCTTTTGCTGTAAGTTGCAAAGTTAATGGCATGTGGCAAATTCAGCTAATATCTGCGGTAATTACCTGATTTTTTTTGCTTTTAGATTTCAAACCGATGTTTACTTTAAACCTTTAGGTATAATTTTTGTCAATTAGGTAACTTTGCGCGAATGTATTTTATAAAAACACCCTGGTATTTAAAAAGTGTGTATCCAAGTTTAGTTTGGGATATGCCTAAACCAAATACCGTTTACCTCACGTTTGATGATGGTCCGGTGCCGGGTGTTACTGATGTTATTCTGGATATGCTTAAAGCGCAGTCAATAAAAGCAACTTTTTTTTGTATTGGCGATAACGTGCAAAAACATCCGGAATTATTCAACAGAATTAAAAACGAAGGTCATGCAATTGGCAATCATACCTATCATCATTTAAACGGATGGAAAACAGAAAATCCTGTTTATTTTGAAGATATTGCTGCCTGCGATGAAATAATACATTCCGAATTATTCAGACCACCATATGGTAGAATCGGATTTAATCAGATTCAGGAATTGAAAAAAAAATATACCATTGTAATGTGGGATGTTTTAAGTGGAGATTTTGATTTAGATATAGATGCAACACAATGTATTAAAAATGTTACTGAACATGTTACCGATGGTTCCGTAATTGTTTTTCACGATAGCGAAAAAGCTAAAGAACGTGTATTACCTGCATTGCCGGAAGTGATTGAAACACTTGTAAACAGAGGGTTTCGATTTGAATCAATTATTCCCGGTATGCACAACGGTTTAGTTCCCACACATTAAAAAATAATACTCAAATAATTAATTATAATGATTGATACGCATGCGCATATTTATTTACCGGAGTTTGATCACGACAGAGCTCAAATGATTCAGCGTGCAAAATCGGCAGGTGTATCTAAAATATTATTACCTGCTATCGACAGTGAAGTAATAAATGAAATGCTGCATCTTGCCGAAACTGAAAAAGGATATTGTTTACCAATGATGGGATTACATCCCTGCAGTGTTAAAAATGAATTTGAAAAAGAATTATCCATCGTAACCGAATATTTAAATAATCCGGAATATGATTTTATTGCGGTGGGTGAATGCGGATTAGATTATTATTGGGATAAAACATTTGTGCCTCAACAAAAAGAAGCATTTGCTTTTCAAATTCAATTGGCGAAAGAACATAAATTACCGATTGTAATTCATTCAAGAGAATCAACCGACGATTGTATTGAAATGATTGCACAATATAAGGATGCAGACCTGCGTGGCGTTTTCCATTGTTTTTCCGGAACCATTGAACAACTGGAAAAAATAATAGCACTTGATTTTTATGCCGGTATTGGTGGCGTGTCTACCTTTAAAAATGGCGGACTCGATAAAATTCTTACAGAAAAACATTTACAACATGTATTGCTGGAAACCGATGCGCCTTACCTTGCTCCGGTTCCTTTTCGCGGCAAAAGAAATGAACCGGCTTACCTTAGTTATGTGAAAACCCGCTTGAGCGAAATTTTACAAATTGACCCTGTTATCATCGATGAAGTTACTACAGCAAACGCGCAGCAATTGTTTTTTTGAGGTAATTGTCTACTCGTATGCTGCGCTTATTTTCCTATTCGAATATTGCTGTAATAAGCGCTTTTGTGTGGTTAACAGGTTTTAAATGATAAAATTGAGCGCTTATTTTCTTACTTTTGCATTTTTATTGGAGAGATGTCCGAGTGGTTTAAGGAGCACGCCTGGAAAGTGTGTATACCCCTAAAGGGTATCGAGGGTTCGAATCCCTCTTTCTCCGCTGGTATTAGCAATTAACCGCAATAAAATTTCAGCACCGGCAATTAGCTTACAATGAATTGCCATCTCTAATTAAATAGTAAAATGCAGATTTAAGCTTTGAAATTATTTTACTTCAATACCGTATTTAATTTCATATTTTTTACTCAAATCATTCTGCCAGTTTTCAACTTTTATTCTTTCACCATTAATAAATATATTGGTAAGAATACTTGTTTGCATATCTAAAGCATCACCTTCACATACAAAAAGGGTAGCACTTTTTCCTGCGGTTAATGTGCCATAGGTATTTTCGATGCCTAAAATTTTTGCATTGTTTAAAGTGATTAATTGCACTGCTTCTTCTTTACTTAAACCATAAGCTGCTGCTGTTCCGGCTATAAATGGTAAATTGCGCATACCCCAAAAACTATCACCACCATCGCTCATCGTTAAGCCACATAAAACGCCTGCTTTTACCAGTATAGAAGGTAATTTATAAGGTAAATCAACAGGGTCGCCATCAAATGAAGGCAGCTCATGTGTTGTTTCTATAATAACAGGTATATTATTTTCTTTTAATAAAGTAGTAACACGATAGCTTTGTCGGCCACCTACAATTACAATTTTAATTCCATACGTTTTTGCAAAATCAACTGCGCCAATAATTGCTTTTTCGCTATTTGCAGCAATAAACATTTTTTGTTTTCCTGCAAAAATGTTGCGCATAGCTTCAAACTTTAAATTTTTCTCTTTATGCGTTGCCACAGTGCAATATGCTTTAGCCTCAGCCATAAAATTATTTATCATCAATAATTCCTGATTATACGTGCTGCTGATTTCATTAGTGCCTTTCTGATAATTATAACTGTAAATACCGGGCCAATACATATGCATGGCATTATCCGGCACCACAACTGCATCTTCCCAATTCCAACCTGCCAGTTTCATAATACTGCTTTGTCCGCTGATTACAGCTCCGCCCGGAACAACTTCTGCAATTAAAACACCATTGCTACGTACGGTAGGAATTACTTTTGAATCGGTATTATAAGCAATAAGCGACCTCACATTCGGATTAAATACACCAACCTCATACGCATCGCGTGTTGCACGAACTGCACTGAATTCAATTAAACCCAAACCTGAGCCGGTGGCAATAAAACCGGGATACACATGTTTGCCTGTGCCATCAATCATTGATGCGGTATTAGCATCAAAACCATCGGTTTTTGCAACACCTGCATATTCAATTTTGCCATTTTTAAATATTACGGTACCATTATTAATAACGGTGCCATCACCAATATGTAAGGTAGCATTTGTAATTACAACCGGAACCTGTTGAGCAACAACACAAAATGCCATTAAACAGATTATGGATAATATATATATTTTTTTCATGATTCTCCTTTTAATATTCAATGTTAATTTTATTATTCACCCTGCATAAAATCAAACTGATCTTCGCATTCGTATAATTTATTTTCTTTTACTACAACCGGAATTACCGGTGCGCCACCATTTTTTTCTGCAATCATTTTTGCAATAATTCTTGAACGTTCTTTTGCAGCGGCTTGTAATAACATATCCTGTTGCATATAATCGTAATAAATAATACCGTCAATAATTGTTTTTTCTGCTATGGCATAAATACTTAACGGGTCAGCACTCCATAAAACCACATCTGCATCTTTTCCTTCTTTAATACTGCCCACGCGATTGTCGACATGCAGTAATTTCGCCGGATTCAGCGTTACCATTTTTAATGCATCTTCCGGACTCATACCCATGTATTTAATTGATTTGGCAGCTTCCTGATTTAAACGGCGCGCCATTTCTGCATCATCTGAATTTATTGCTGTTACTACACCTTCATTAGTTAATATGCCGGGGTTTTGCGGAATAGCTTCTGCCACTTCATATTTATATGCCCACCAGTCGGCAAAACTGGATGCACCTGCGCCGTGTAATTTCATTTTATCGGCAACTTTATAACCTTCTAAAATATGGGTGAATGTATTAACACGAAAATCAAATTGATCGGCCACCTTCATCAGCATATTAATTTCGCTTTGCACATAACTATGACAGGTAATAAATCTTTTTTCCTGCAATATTTCTGCGAGTGCTTCCAATTCTAAATCGGTGCGCACTAATTCTGTTTTTGAATTTTTAGCCGCTATGTATTCCTGAGCACGTGTAAATCCATCAACAAAAACCTGCTCAACACCCATTCTTGATTGC
Encoded here:
- a CDS encoding polysaccharide deacetylase family protein, which encodes MYFIKTPWYLKSVYPSLVWDMPKPNTVYLTFDDGPVPGVTDVILDMLKAQSIKATFFCIGDNVQKHPELFNRIKNEGHAIGNHTYHHLNGWKTENPVYFEDIAACDEIIHSELFRPPYGRIGFNQIQELKKKYTIVMWDVLSGDFDLDIDATQCIKNVTEHVTDGSVIVFHDSEKAKERVLPALPEVIETLVNRGFRFESIIPGMHNGLVPTH
- a CDS encoding methyltransferase, which gives rise to MSAFQFKQFTIYQDKTAMKVGTDGVLLGAWAAQRIGGSAILDIGTGTGLIALMLAQKFPAAAICAIERNEDAFVQARENIANSKWSNHIQIHHIDLQDFILQSDSKFDVLVCNPPYFIRGWQVEDVARKMARDADHLPHDLLIAGCKSLLTAEGHLYIILPVTEAALFIVAAEASGFYCNRKTNVITRDGQAPKRVLMDFSAISESVIEDFIQIADAENNYTDGYKNLTSDYYLNF
- a CDS encoding glutamate--tRNA ligase, with translation MEQQVRLRYAPSPTGAQHLGGIRTALYNYLFVKKMGGKLILRIEDTDQTRYVPGAEEYVINSCKWAGIEFDEGVHIGGPHAPYRQSERKALYRKYADELIEKGHAYYAFDTPEEIEAMRNRMMEQGNPSPAYDHITRQYMQNSVALSKDEVDRRLQNGDPYVIRIKMPRNEEIKFNDLIRGWVTFNSSQLDDKVLFKSDGMPTYHLANVVDDYLMKITHVVRGEEWLPSAPTHVMTYKMFGWEDVMPAFAHLPLILKPEGNGKLSKRDGDKYGFPLYSLDWKEQNISGLKEKGFLPEAYINFIAFLGWNPGTDQEVFSREELIQAFSFERIGKSGARFDPEKAKWFNQQHIKLKSGEELAELLIPYLQQKNLTFDHSYLVKVCNAMKERAVFIPDLYEAGKFFFEDITYFDEDTIRKKWKPEKKEIFVNLIGEIESITNFTEPEIETTVKTFMKNNNLGMGDVMPILRVALAGGLQGPPVFAMMDVLGKNISVTRLHNSIKIFDNFQ
- a CDS encoding choice-of-anchor L domain-containing protein, coding for MKKTLLLPLFVLPLAFNAGAQLVVTDEPNDTTFIYSLAGPGIVVSNIERTCADGASGFFDATSANVGIDNGIALTSGTLLNTLGPNNMGSASGYNGTLGDADLDAVTIWTTYDACIIEFDMDVAADTLKLQYVFGSEEYAEFVGSGFNDVFAFWVSGPDILTPVNIAVVPGTDIPVTINNINDATNPEYYLYNGDGFSDPYASDVAYVQYDGLTTVLLATIPVTAGGTYHMKMAVADAGDGILDSGVFLETGSLGSLRMQHQTLADNDLTYAVEKCANGYFKITNEVPCAEPLVIDYYIAGSATNGVDYELIPNQLTIPAFESEGIIEIIPLHDAVAESFESVELYLYNPQSGFVYDTLSLLIDDEPAPASFTSAEDELTISFTETSGVAESVSWDFGDGNTSNELNPVHTYAVAGLYEVCLSIVNVYGCDDITCQTTEVGVDLAVNDLDNNITISPNPANEFIQVAFTTPLSGNVVIQVKNIVGEVVNTTSAASSNTTINISNLAAGIYFVEINNNGTIVSQKIEKL
- a CDS encoding TatD family hydrolase; translated protein: MIDTHAHIYLPEFDHDRAQMIQRAKSAGVSKILLPAIDSEVINEMLHLAETEKGYCLPMMGLHPCSVKNEFEKELSIVTEYLNNPEYDFIAVGECGLDYYWDKTFVPQQKEAFAFQIQLAKEHKLPIVIHSRESTDDCIEMIAQYKDADLRGVFHCFSGTIEQLEKIIALDFYAGIGGVSTFKNGGLDKILTEKHLQHVLLETDAPYLAPVPFRGKRNEPAYLSYVKTRLSEILQIDPVIIDEVTTANAQQLFF
- a CDS encoding amidohydrolase family protein, with amino-acid sequence MKKIYILSIICLMAFCVVAQQVPVVITNATLHIGDGTVINNGTVIFKNGKIEYAGVAKTDGFDANTASMIDGTGKHVYPGFIATGSGLGLIEFSAVRATRDAYEVGVFNPNVRSLIAYNTDSKVIPTVRSNGVLIAEVVPGGAVISGQSSIMKLAGWNWEDAVVVPDNAMHMYWPGIYSYNYQKGTNEISSTYNQELLMINNFMAEAKAYCTVATHKEKNLKFEAMRNIFAGKQKMFIAANSEKAIIGAVDFAKTYGIKIVIVGGRQSYRVTTLLKENNIPVIIETTHELPSFDGDPVDLPYKLPSILVKAGVLCGLTMSDGGDSFWGMRNLPFIAGTAAAYGLSKEEAVQLITLNNAKILGIENTYGTLTAGKSATLFVCEGDALDMQTSILTNIFINGERIKVENWQNDLSKKYEIKYGIEVK
- a CDS encoding T9SS type A sorting domain-containing protein, producing MKQPKNFSVAGGGSISAINYSPINPNYWYLLTTGGNFYYSTDAGDTWTMTSGFDGPGSHYFYGASIEPSKTTLGVVYIGGSGYDNPAVYVSEDNGVSFTGLTDGMPSTLVYDLAISTNDSLLFAATEVAPYVYVKAENKWYDLSGVDAPLQTYWSVDFVDEIQSVRFGTYGRGTWAFKLYEEPEVIAVDDINDVEVLKVYPNPAVNSVQLLVSAFIPDATIDIIDMQGNIVTSKNAAINKNIPYKLNVNNLGAGQYFIRITGRGAPLIEKLIITK